One genomic region from Sulfurimonas sp. encodes:
- the wtpA gene encoding tungstate ABC transporter substrate-binding protein WtpA, whose amino-acid sequence MKKNILIIGLSVILTSSLMAKEKIVVFHAGSLAVPFAQIEKEFEKKYPQYDVQREASGSRAAARKISDIHRKADVMASADYKVIDNLLIPRHAKFNAQFATNEMVLAYTSKAKYSDEINSNNWTEIFLRDGVKVGHSNPNMDPCGYRSMLVTKLAEKYYKSENLFEKLFGYGESYKVGEENHKKVIIRPKETDLLGLIEVNAYDYLYIYKSVAQQHGLKYISLPKEISLKDNEFKDFYKTVSFKINGKKPGEFITKKGAPMVYGITIAQNKKSPVNEKGAVTFVNFVLSAQGQKIMTQNGQGVINPTIISGDASIIGR is encoded by the coding sequence ATGAAGAAGAATATATTAATAATAGGGCTAAGTGTAATTTTAACTTCTAGTTTAATGGCAAAAGAAAAAATAGTAGTGTTTCATGCAGGAAGTTTGGCAGTTCCTTTTGCACAAATTGAAAAAGAGTTTGAGAAAAAATATCCACAGTATGATGTGCAAAGAGAAGCGAGTGGTAGTAGAGCAGCAGCTAGAAAAATCTCTGATATTCACCGTAAAGCTGATGTTATGGCGAGTGCTGACTACAAGGTTATAGATAACTTACTTATACCGCGTCATGCAAAATTTAATGCACAATTTGCAACAAATGAAATGGTACTAGCCTACACTTCAAAGGCAAAATATTCTGATGAAATCAACTCCAACAACTGGACTGAAATTTTTTTAAGAGATGGAGTAAAAGTTGGTCACTCAAATCCAAATATGGACCCTTGCGGATATAGATCAATGCTCGTAACTAAACTAGCTGAAAAATACTACAAAAGTGAAAACTTATTTGAAAAATTATTCGGTTATGGTGAATCGTATAAAGTAGGAGAAGAAAATCATAAAAAAGTAATAATTAGACCAAAAGAAACTGATTTACTTGGTTTAATAGAGGTTAATGCTTATGATTATCTATATATCTATAAGTCTGTTGCACAGCAACATGGTTTAAAATATATCTCACTACCAAAAGAAATATCCCTTAAAGATAACGAATTTAAGGATTTTTACAAAACAGTAAGTTTTAAAATAAATGGCAAAAAACCTGGAGAGTTTATAACTAAAAAAGGTGCCCCTATGGTTTATGGAATCACAATTGCACAAAATAAAAAATCACCTGTAAATGAAAAAGGTGCTGTAACATTTGTAAACTTTGTACTCTCAGCTCAAGGTCAAAAAATCATGACTCAAAATGGTCAGGGAGTAATAAATCCTACTATAATTTCTGGAGATGCTTCCATAATTGGAAGATAA
- a CDS encoding molybdopterin molybdotransferase MoeA codes for MDKYLDFKEAVSISLEIAQPTKLQEICNLEGSLGAVLAQDIFCVKNLPSFNNSAMDGFAIRAIDAGEKLKVIKTILAGQTSESCLKDNECYKIMTGAKVPDDADTIIPIENVLNYKNDEVTIKQNVIKNSSLRFKGEEKVQGDKLFNKGNVVTSGMIAILASQGITMISVFKKLQIAVVSTGNELKEPWEVANEDEIYNCNSYAIISLLNEKRYEATYIGVVPDSLDASMSFVNGLKNYDVIITTGGISMGDADFMAEAFEANGLDIAFHGVNIKPGRPIMMGKMDNTFVMCLPGNPLTAIVNMHLFVLPVLQKLQGNNAIYHDIDIATNIQNFKTKSGRVNVVLGNYKKGEYTVIRDNRYGSGMISMLNESNCILVTADDCSQIQEHSSVKIVKFNCLYTNNKIDLFN; via the coding sequence ATGGATAAGTATTTAGATTTTAAAGAAGCGGTATCTATCTCACTAGAAATTGCTCAACCAACAAAGCTTCAAGAGATTTGTAATTTAGAAGGTTCTCTTGGAGCTGTTTTAGCTCAAGATATTTTTTGTGTTAAAAACCTTCCTTCTTTTAACAACTCTGCTATGGATGGTTTTGCCATTAGAGCCATAGATGCTGGGGAAAAACTAAAGGTAATAAAAACTATTTTAGCAGGGCAAACAAGTGAGTCATGCTTAAAAGATAATGAATGTTATAAAATAATGACAGGTGCTAAAGTACCTGATGATGCAGACACTATCATACCCATAGAAAATGTACTTAATTATAAAAACGATGAAGTGACTATAAAACAAAATGTTATCAAGAACTCATCATTGCGTTTTAAAGGTGAAGAAAAAGTACAAGGAGATAAACTCTTTAACAAAGGTAATGTTGTTACTTCAGGAATGATTGCTATCTTAGCATCTCAAGGAATTACAATGATTAGTGTATTTAAAAAACTTCAAATCGCTGTTGTTTCAACGGGTAATGAACTCAAAGAACCATGGGAAGTTGCAAATGAAGATGAGATTTATAACTGTAACTCTTATGCAATCATCTCACTTCTTAATGAAAAAAGATATGAGGCAACTTACATAGGTGTAGTTCCTGATTCCCTAGATGCATCTATGAGTTTTGTAAATGGACTTAAAAACTATGATGTCATCATAACAACTGGTGGCATCTCTATGGGAGATGCTGACTTTATGGCAGAAGCATTTGAAGCAAATGGTTTAGATATCGCTTTTCATGGAGTAAACATAAAACCTGGTCGCCCTATTATGATGGGAAAAATGGACAATACTTTTGTTATGTGTTTACCCGGAAATCCACTAACTGCAATAGTAAATATGCATCTATTTGTCCTACCTGTTTTACAAAAACTACAAGGTAATAATGCCATTTATCACGATATAGATATAGCAACAAATATCCAAAACTTTAAAACAAAATCTGGTCGAGTAAATGTTGTACTTGGGAACTATAAAAAAGGTGAATACACCGTAATTAGAGATAATAGATATGGTTCGGGAATGATAAGTATGTTAAATGAAAGTAACTGTATTTTAGTTACAGCAGATGATTGTTCACAAATACAAGAACACTCAAGCGTTAAAATAGTTAAGTTTAATTGTCTTTATACAAATAATAAAATAGATTTATTTAATTAA
- a CDS encoding ABC transporter ATP-binding protein, with the protein MNGLKIENLSSNFNNFTLDNINLNIEKNEYFVLLGQSGSGKTMLLETIAGLNPCEGKIYYKDKDISILATQKRDIGFVYQDFALFPNLNVEQNIRFSSRYKKITDADVLFADIVKFLQLKELLTRDTTTLSGGEKQRVAIARAIFSKPKILLLDEPLSAIDPTLRNSIMKSLKEIHRRYDVITIHVTHNFREASYLADKIAIIMNGKIQQVGVAKEVLNHPTNIKVAKFLGFKNIFPTTFLGYTSSNKVFSVDPNIIKVCTDGDLNTDYIFEGKVEECMGIVDHYKLFVKVNQYSFFIKILKRDYEGCYMDREKIIKIGFNKNDVSFI; encoded by the coding sequence ATGAATGGCTTGAAAATAGAAAACTTATCTAGTAATTTTAATAATTTTACTCTTGATAATATCAATTTAAACATTGAAAAAAATGAATACTTTGTTTTGTTAGGACAGAGTGGAAGTGGAAAGACAATGCTTTTAGAAACTATCGCTGGACTTAACCCTTGTGAAGGTAAAATCTATTATAAAGATAAAGATATTTCTATTTTAGCTACACAAAAAAGAGATATAGGTTTTGTATATCAAGACTTTGCACTTTTTCCAAACCTTAATGTTGAGCAAAATATTAGATTTTCTTCAAGATATAAAAAAATCACAGATGCAGATGTTTTATTTGCTGATATTGTGAAATTTTTACAATTAAAAGAGCTTTTAACTAGAGATACAACTACATTAAGTGGTGGAGAAAAGCAGCGTGTTGCAATAGCAAGAGCTATCTTTTCTAAACCAAAAATCTTACTTTTAGATGAACCTTTAAGTGCCATCGACCCGACTTTAAGAAACTCAATTATGAAAAGTTTAAAAGAGATTCACAGACGATATGATGTGATAACTATTCATGTGACTCATAACTTTAGAGAAGCTTCTTATCTCGCGGATAAAATAGCTATCATCATGAACGGTAAGATTCAACAAGTTGGAGTTGCGAAAGAAGTACTAAACCATCCAACTAACATAAAGGTTGCAAAGTTTTTAGGATTTAAAAATATATTTCCAACAACTTTCCTTGGATATACCTCTTCTAACAAAGTTTTTTCAGTTGATCCAAATATTATTAAAGTTTGTACCGATGGTGATTTGAATACTGATTATATTTTTGAAGGAAAAGTAGAAGAGTGTATGGGCATAGTTGATCATTACAAATTATTTGTAAAAGTTAACCAATACAGCTTTTTTATAAAAATCCTAAAAAGAGATTATGAGGGTTGCTATATGGATAGAGAAAAAATTATAAAAATAGGATTTAATAAAAATGATGTAAGTTTTATATAA
- a CDS encoding ABC transporter permease: MKTINKNDPFTITLIVLALILVFFLSVPIIKIFIGVGSEKIFETIKDGEAIDSIILTMKVSAWAMIFVLFTGLPLAYVIARYDFYGKSAVETLIDIPVMIPHTAAGIALLTTFGDTEIGDFFRIFGIEFIGTEYGIMIAMMFLSAPFLINSAKDGFRKVDVKLEKTARTLGASPVNVFFRITLPNAKKDIINGALMMWSRGLGEFGAIIILVYHPMTTPILIFDRFNSYGLSYSAPLAAVIIGFSMFVFLIVRFITNRL; the protein is encoded by the coding sequence ATGAAAACAATAAATAAAAATGACCCTTTTACAATTACACTAATTGTTTTAGCACTAATTTTAGTGTTTTTTCTTAGTGTTCCTATTATAAAAATATTTATAGGTGTAGGAAGTGAAAAAATATTTGAAACTATAAAAGATGGTGAAGCTATTGACTCTATCATCTTAACTATGAAAGTTTCAGCATGGGCAATGATATTTGTTCTATTTACAGGCTTACCACTTGCTTATGTTATTGCAAGATATGATTTTTATGGTAAAAGTGCAGTTGAAACACTTATAGATATTCCTGTTATGATTCCGCATACTGCAGCTGGAATCGCACTTCTTACAACTTTTGGAGATACTGAGATTGGAGATTTTTTTAGAATTTTTGGTATAGAATTTATAGGAACTGAGTACGGAATCATGATAGCAATGATGTTTTTATCTGCTCCATTTTTGATAAATAGTGCCAAAGATGGGTTTAGAAAAGTTGATGTTAAACTTGAAAAAACAGCTAGAACTCTAGGAGCAAGTCCTGTAAATGTATTTTTTAGGATTACTCTTCCTAATGCAAAAAAAGATATTATTAACGGTGCTTTAATGATGTGGAGTCGTGGTCTTGGAGAATTTGGTGCTATTATTATATTAGTTTATCATCCAATGACAACACCTATTTTAATCTTTGATAGATTTAATAGTTATGGACTTAGCTATAGTGCGCCATTAGCCGCAGTAATCATAGGATTTAGTATGTTTGTATTTTTGATTGTGAGGTTTATTACAAATCGTTTATAA